The Lactuca sativa cultivar Salinas chromosome 2, Lsat_Salinas_v11, whole genome shotgun sequence genome includes a window with the following:
- the LOC111916428 gene encoding parthenolide synthase: MDIISFFPSWILPTTLLLFFTSIFMYALRMRRSSIRLPPGPKRLPIIGNLHQVLGKEGVHQTLWNLSQTYGPAMLLHFGAQPFLVISSTEMATEVLKTHDEKLCTRPYSKATKLLSFNYMDVAFSPHSDHWRDMRKVVVSEFLGAKRIRLYKNMMEIEMEAVIRSISSHSLNTTVNLEDILLSLVYDVVGKVAFGNSYRGKTFNGRTLKDIVEEVQVMGGASFSFIFPTFGWILDELTGWNRRLQKCYTDFDGFLQMILDDHHDTKTSGHVNDFVDDCMSRLTTEEMKALVMNVLEGAVDTTTITMVWAMSELVKNPRVMEKLQNEIRRCVGRKSKVDESDITKMPYLKMVVKETLRLHPPAAFLMGRECVSQCRIGGYDVLPGMKVMVTAWGLGRDPRIWKENAEEFYPERFENIKADIGGKNFEMIPFGGGRRACPGNNMATSTVEFTISNLLYFFNWETPAGLKKEDLDMKENGFPFLRRTTPLYLVPTKHDWED; the protein is encoded by the exons ATGGATATCATATCATTCTTCCCTTCATGGATTCTTCCAACAACATTACTTCTCTTCTTTACTTCCATCTTCATGTATGCTCTTCGAATGAGGAGGTCATCCATCAGGCTTCCCCCAGGCCCTAAGAGGCTTCCAATAATAGGGAACCTTCACCAAGTGTTGGGTAAAGAGGGTGTCCATCAAACCCTATGGAACCTCTCCCAGACATACGGCCCAGCTATGCTTCTTCATTTTGGAGCCCAACCATTCCTCGTCATTTCCTCTACTGAAATGGCTACTGAAGTCTTAAAAACTCATGATGAGAAGCTGTGTACGCGTCCGTACTCTAAGGCTACCAAGCTACTGTCATTTAACTACATGGACGTTGCCTTCTCACCACACAGTGATCATTGGAGAGACATGCGCAAGGTTGTGGTATCTGAGTTCTTGGGTGCTAAAAGGATTAGATTATATAAAAACATGATGGAGATTGAGATGGAGGCTGTCATTCGTTCTATCTCATCACATTCCTTAAACACTACAGTAAACCTAGAAGACATCCTCTTATCTCTAGTATATGATGTCGTGGGTAAGGTTGCATTTGGTAACAGCTATAGGGGAAAGACTTTTAATGGTAGAACATTGAAAGATATAGTCGAGGAGGTACAAGTCATGGGTGGTGCCTCATTTTCGTTTATTTTTCCAACATTTGGTTGGATTTTAGACGAATTAACAGGGTGGAATCGCAGGCTACAGAAATGTTATACTGATTTTGATGGCTTTCTCCAGATGATTCTTGATGATCATCATGACACAAAAACAAGTGGTCATGTAAATGATTTTGTTGATGACTGTATGTCTCGGTTGACTACCGAGGAGATGAAAGCACTTGTGATG aatgtgcttgagggagcaGTTGACACAACTACTATAACAATGGTTTGGGCTATGTCCGAGCTCGTTAAAAATCCTAGAGTTATGGAAAAGTTGCAAAACGAAATTCGAAGATGTGTTGGAAGAAAATCGAAAGTAGATGAATCAGATATTACGAAGATGCCATACTTGAAAATGGTGGTGAAGGAGACGCTAAGATTGCACCCACCTGCTGCTTTTCTGATGGGAAGGGAATGTGTAAGTCAATGTCGGATCGGTGGATATGACGTGTTACCTGGTATGAAAGTGATGGTGACTGCGTGGGGATTAGGAAGGGATCCAAGAATCTGGAAAGAGAATGCAGAGGAGTTTTATCCAGAGCGATTTGAAAACATTAAGGCTGATATCGGAGGGAAAAATTTTGAGATGATCCCGTTTGGAGGGGGGAGAAGAGCATGCCCTGGGAATAACATGGCTACTTCAACTGTAGAATTTACAATTTCAAACTTACTTTACTTCTTCAACTGGGAAACACCAGCCGGATTGAAGAAGGAAGATCTGGATATGAAAGAGAATGGCTTCCCGTTTCTTCGTAGGACGACGCCTCTTTACCTTGTCCCTACAAAGCACGACTGGGAAGACTAG